The genomic DNA TTTGAGTAGTCGCAACACTCTCGGTCACTAAGGGCGAGGTTGTCGAATCAGTCGCAACAATAGACAGAGCAATCGGAACAATGAGAGAGAATTGGAACCAGATATTGGGAATTAGTGTTGCAAGTATGATCAGCATACAGAGTGAGACAAGTCCTGTTCCAATAAATGGCACTCGCCCAAACCGATCAGAAGCACGGCCTACGATCGGACCTGAAATAAGAAGTGTCATTGTGAGCAGTGTAAATGCAGGACCCGCGAACCATTCGGGAGCTCCTGAAACCTCGGTCCAAAATAGGGGAAAGAAGAACTCGTAAGCACCATAGAGAAAGAATGTAGCAGCCTGAGCCGCACAGATGATCAGGACATCTTTTGTTAGGACCGCAGAAACGGGGATATCAGGAGCAGTAGCCCGATCAATTTGTTCTTTCTTCGTGGGGTTGATGGGGAGAACGATAGCGATGGCCAATACGGTCAATCCGATGAACCCACAGAGAAGATAGACTCCACGATAGATGTCAACTCCGAATTGCTGAAACACAGGAACCGCAAGAAGAAAACCTCCCACGAGAGGCGCTACCGTCCGGCCTACTCTCGTCGATGAAGAATAGAGAGCCATCTTTTCACCACGACTGTTCCCATACCACTCCGCCACGATCGCCAAGGCCACAGGACCAAGAATGGCGGTTGCAAAACCGTGAATGAATCTCACGATCACCAAGTGGATCGGAACTGTTACAAAGAAATAGAGAAACGGCACAAATGCAAAGAGAAATGCCGCAGCCCAGAGGAGGACTTTAGGGCCTTTACGATCCATGAGCACACCGACAGGAGCACTCACCAAAATTCCAGTTGCAGGGGATGCAGCACCGATCATGCCAAGGGTCTCATCACCTGCTCCAAGGTATGATGCAAAGTATGGCAAGACAGGCGATTTGGACATCGTTGAACTGAAGATCGCCAGTGCACCCAGAGAACATAATAATAACATCTGCCGGGCAATACGAGATTCGTCATGGTTCAAAGTGTTATGCCCTTCGTTCTAAATAGTACAACTCGGGAAAGACTACTCTCTGAAATATTCTTTCATTTTATAGTCTGCAACATAATTCGGTTAGATTTGCATCTATTCTGGTGATTTTTGCGGTGTCAATTCTTTTACTCACAACAAACACAATGGTTGCTGAAACATCCACCACAAATAGCACTAATGATACCGCAATATCCGATTAAACGAATGTACTATAATATCGATTGATCCAATCATACATTTTTCATAGCAGTTTGAGTATTCATTCGAATGCAGAGCTTGCTGCAGCAAGTTCATCGGAAGATGGCAGTCCATCAAACCCATATATAATACAGAATTATAATATAACTACGGCGAGTGGAAATTCAATAGAGATCGACGATACCACACTCTTATAATAATCGCCGTGGTGGCAGGTGTGATAGCAATTGTGATTGTTTCTATAATACTTTGGAAACGAAAACAATAGCAATATTAGAAAAACGAAGGTTGGGTGTTCTACACCCAGCCATGCTACTCCTTTATCGTGATATTATTTCACTAGTGTATATCATTTCCAACGAGTCACTCGTTTGGCATATTTTTGTCTAGAACCTCGTAAGCGAGAATGGTTTCTTGCTTTAACAAGAATTGCTCGTCCTCTAAGGTTTCTTGTATAAATATAATTTGCAGGACATACATACTTATGCCATAATTTCGTAAATTGTTCTACGTATCTTCGATGCGCCCCAATTTTTGAAGGAATAGCATGATATTGTATTTTTTTTACTAACATGAGATTAATTTCAGTTATCAGGAGATAACGTGGATTATCAATCGGATTAAACAGTTCTTGAAGAGCTTGGAGAAAAATCCATTTCTCTTGATTAGAACCACCTTCTAAATGGCAATATATATCACCAACGGAATCGTCAATTTCATCAACAGATACTTGTAATGTATTCAGATCAGTCTTAATTACGCCCATATAATGAAATGTTTTCAAAATAACAGTACCGATTTGAAGCAAACTTGATTTAGTAGGACCATGTTTAACAAGTAACCAAAGTGATTTGAGCGTACTGGGTATCATCATAATAATTAAGAAAAGGAATATTGCTGCAATATACTTTAGCAACAGCAAAAAGTCAGAGGGTAAATAAAATTGTTGGCAGTGGTCGATAAACAAAAAGAACCCAATCAGCAAGCTTTCCAAAAATAATTTAATAAAAACATTGGTAATCACAAGTCCTCGAAAGAGAATCTTTTTGTCAACGCGAAGATCCTCTACTAAGCGCACATATTCTTCATTTTTATGAAGAGAAATTTCCCAATATTTTTGAATAGCCTCTCGATTTTTCGCATGTTTAAACATAATATCATTTGAAGCGTTTATCGATTGCATATTAAAAGGCGGCAAGGGAATTTCCAATCGTTCAAAGCCATTTTCAATAATAGGTTTAGTAAAATTGATACCAACAAAAGCTCGAAATCTTCGTACCATTAACTCATAGTCATCACTAGGATAATCTTGATTTGTTTCCACACACACAAGGTGCCAGATATTGGCTGTT from Candidatus Thorarchaeota archaeon includes the following:
- a CDS encoding MFS transporter → MNHDESRIARQMLLLCSLGALAIFSSTMSKSPVLPYFASYLGAGDETLGMIGAASPATGILVSAPVGVLMDRKGPKVLLWAAAFLFAFVPFLYFFVTVPIHLVIVRFIHGFATAILGPVALAIVAEWYGNSRGEKMALYSSSTRVGRTVAPLVGGFLLAVPVFQQFGVDIYRGVYLLCGFIGLTVLAIAIVLPINPTKKEQIDRATAPDIPVSAVLTKDVLIICAAQAATFFLYGAYEFFFPLFWTEVSGAPEWFAGPAFTLLTMTLLISGPIVGRASDRFGRVPFIGTGLVSLCMLIILATLIPNIWFQFSLIVPIALSIVATDSTTSPLVTESVATTQKGNGPWSAQYDHGCGAFYWTTYHRDLACLWWAQLCLCFHSRRIVPPCCSPLCAVPFSKSGTVRNAGHR